A single window of Eucalyptus grandis isolate ANBG69807.140 chromosome 1, ASM1654582v1, whole genome shotgun sequence DNA harbors:
- the LOC104415350 gene encoding UDP-glycosyltransferase 88B1 — MYFEFARLNNPNLHQALSEMLSASKPSQKPKALVIDFYYSSAAEVTAALHLPTYYFHPAGTNPLAAFLYLPTLHKLTTTSLKDLDGNVDIPGVPPIQAKHMPSRMLDRSSRIYGHFLETSTRLAESAGLICNTFEAIEPRAVKAISQGLCVPDGRTPPVYCIGPLVVANDHISRGDCLSWLDSQPSRSVLFMSFGSMGCSRRSS; from the coding sequence ATGTACTTCGAGTTCGCCCGCCTCAACAACCCCAACCTCCATCAAGCCTTGTCGGAGATGCTCTCCGCCTCCAAGCCGTCGCAGAAGCCCAAAGCCCTCGTCATCGACTTCTACTACAGCTCCGCTGCCGAGGTCACTGCCGCGCTTCACCTCCCCACGTACTATTTCCACCCTGCCGGCACAAACCCTCTCGCCGCGTTTCTTTACCTCCCCACCCTACACAAGCTCACCACCACCAGCTTGAAAGACCTCGACGGCAACGTCGACATCCCTGGCGTACCACCCATTCAGGCGAAGCACATGCCGTCGAGAATGCTGGACCGGAGCAGCAGAATCTACGGCCACTTCTTGGAAACGTCGACGCGGCTGGCAGAATCCGCCGGGCTCATATGCAACACGTTCGAGGCGATCGAGCCGAGGGCGGTCAAAGCGATATCCCAGGGACTGTGCGTGCCAGACGGCCGGACTCCGCCGGTGTACTGCATCGGGCCGCTCGTGGTGGCCAATGATCACATCAGCAGGGGCGATTGTCTCAGCTGGCTCGACTCGCAGCCCAGCCGGAGCGTCTTGTTTATGAGCTTCGGGAGCATGGGGTGTTCTCGTCGAAGCAGCTGA